Proteins co-encoded in one Arachis stenosperma cultivar V10309 chromosome 7, arast.V10309.gnm1.PFL2, whole genome shotgun sequence genomic window:
- the LOC130942174 gene encoding uncharacterized protein LOC130942174, producing MEKVSIQQIFCKLCSLLPFVLVLVLFSLLYFFSVSDSFPHSLLTTLVALFTTLFLVTLTRTKWSIDEKNLIQDVTKESEINADEKYEEQHADQDSESQSTISFENDQERSENYGMISNSDVEEEEEEEDSLIEIKLPNRYLVEEPKQKFESNLTELFLPEYMFKQKGLMDLLEEINEINEDENLIEIDISMGSTKCQDFRVKKELAYYGADQCVLSD from the coding sequence ATGGAGAAAGTATCAATTCAACAAATCTTTTGCAAGCTGTGTTCTTTGCTAccttttgttcttgttcttgttctcTTTTCACTCTTATACTTCTTTTCAGTTTCTGATTCCTTTCCTCATTCTCTTCTTACAACACTGGTTGCTCTTTTCACCACTTTGTTTCTTGTCACATTGACAAGGACAAAATGGTCCATAGATGAAAAGAATCTAATCCAAGATGTTACTAAAGAAAGTGAAATCAATGCTGATGAGAAGTATGAAGAACAACATGCAGATCAAGATTCAGAAAGTCAAAGTACAATTAGTTTTGAGAATGATCAAGAAAGAAGTGAAAATTATGGCATGATTTCTAATAGTGATgttgaagaggaggaggaagaggaagataGCTTGATTGAAATCAAACTTCCAAACAGGTACTTGGTTGAGGAACCTAAGCAAAAATTTGAGTCTAATTTGACAGAGTTGTTCTTGCCAGAATACATGTTCAAGCAGAAGGGTCTAATGGATCTATTAGAAGAAATCAATGAGATAAATGAGGATGAAAATTTAATTGAGATTGATATTTCAATGGGATCTACCAAATGTCAAGATTTTAGAGTTAAGAAGGAATTGGCATATTATGGAGCAGATCAATGTGTTCTTAGTGATTGA
- the LOC130940651 gene encoding uncharacterized protein LOC130940651 — protein sequence MDPSQMPTISPIEQEEDEWDTDGFVIPSLGIDSDQSKPHVPSIESSNSAAKVKKEENIYLGPHGAPPSQSKQQETNPPNRKQKLKQKLKEADKRTSGTGRENKVDNLRELVGGGKVNANMAKGSPKEWLDPHCHESQFERR from the exons ATGGACCCTTCTCAAATGCCCACAATTTCTCCcattgaacaagaagaagatgaGTGGG ACACTGATGGGTTTGTGATTCCAAGTTTGGGAATTGACTCGGATCAAAGTAAACCGCATGTTCCAAGCATAGAATCCTCAAATTCTGCCGCAAAG GTtaagaaagaagagaacatatATCTCGGACCACACGGAGCCCCTCCTTCACAATCAAAACAACAAGAGACAAATCCACCAAACCGAAAACAGAAGCTCAAGCAAAAGCTGAAAGAAGCTGATAAGAGAACTAGTGGGACTGGTAGGGAAAACAAAGTGGATAACCTAAGGGAGCTTGTTGGTGGTGGGAAAGTGAATGCTAACATGGCAAAGGGGTCCCCAAAGGAATGGTTAGATCCACATTGCCATGAATCTCAATTTGAGAGGAGGTAA
- the LOC130940506 gene encoding cysteine synthase 2, translated as MAPVGGTSAVGFGGAILVCVAFAYFISDRRWKKKKPITKKTRGGVVDAIGNTPLIRINSLSDATNCHILAKCEFLNPGGSVKDRVALQIIQEALESGQLSPGGIITEGSAGSTAISIATVAPAFGCQCHVVIPDDAAIEKSQIIEALGATVERVRPVSITHKDHFVNIARRRASEANEFASKLRNSQLNGKDTDQINGHKSNGYDHSSLFPTDCKGGFFADQFENLANFRAHYEGTGPEIWEQTNGNLDAFVAAAGTGGTVAGISSFLQEKNPGIKCFLIDPPGSGLYNKVTRGVMYTKEEAEGRRLKNPFDTITEGIGINRITRNFAKAKLDGAFRGTDLEAVEMARFLLKNDGLFLGSSSAMNCVGAVRVAQALGPGHTIVTILCDSGMRHLSKFHNDEYLSQLGLMPQATGLEFLGIK; from the exons ATGGCGCCTGTTGGAGGCACAAGCGCCGTTGGCTTCGGTGGCGCCATTTTGGTGTGCGTAGCTTTTGCCTACTTCATCTCCGACCGTCgttggaagaagaagaaaccgaTTACGAAGAAAACCAGAGGAGGAGTGGTTGATGCCATTGGCAACACTCCTTTGATTCGAATCAACAGCCTCTCCGATGCTACTAACTGCCAT ATTCTTGCCAAGTGCGAGTTCCTTAACCCTGGTGGCAGCGTCAAAGATCGTGTTGCTCTTCAAATTATCCAAGAG GCCTTGGAATCTGGTCAGCTAAGTCCAGGTGGAATAATCACTGAAGGGAGTGCTGGTAGCACTGCCATTAGCATCGCCACGGTTGCTCCTGCATTTGGATGCCAATGCCACGTTGTTATACCCGATGATGCTGCCATTGAGAAG TCTCAAATAATTGAAGCCCTTGGGGCAACTGTTGAAAGAGTAAGACCAGTGTCAATTACTCACAAAGATCATTTTGTCAATATTGCAAGGAGAAGGGCATCTGAAGCAAATGAGTTCGCATCAAAGCTCAGAAATTCACAATTGAATGGCAAGGACACAGACCAGATAAACGGTCACAAATCCAATGGTTATGATCACAGTTCACTCTTTCCTACTGATTGTAAAGGTGGATTTTTTGCGGATCAGTTTGAGAATTTGGCGAACTTCAGAGCCCATTATGAGGGTACAGGGCCTGAGATTTGGGAACAAACCAATGGAAATTTGGATGCATTTGTTGCAGCAGCAGGCACTGGTGGCACTGTGGCTGGTATTAGCAGTTTTCTTCAG GAAAAGAATCCAGGGATCAAGTGCTTCCTTATAGATCCTCCTGGTTCCGGTTTGTATAACAAGGTAACAAGGGGAGTTATGTATACAAAAGAGGAGGCAGAAGGACGAAGACTTAAGAATCCATTTGACACCATAACAGAAGGAATCGGAATTAACAGGATAACAAGGAATTTTGCAAAGGCAAAGCTTGATGGCGCTTTTCGAGGCACAGATCTTGAGGCTGTTGAAATGGCTAG GTTCCTCTTGAAGAATGATGGGCTCTTCTTAGGAAGCTCTTCAGCAATGAATTGTGTAGGAGCAGTTAGAGTAGCGCAGGCATTGGGCCCTGGTCACACAATTGTGACAATCCTCTGTGACAGTGGAATGCGACACCTGAGCAAGTTCCACAACGACGAATACTTGTCTCAGCTCGGATTGATGCCACAAGCAACTGGATTGGAGTTCTTGGGCATCAAATGA
- the LOC130940542 gene encoding transcription initiation factor TFIID subunit 9 gives MADNDEDSAMPRDAKIVKSLLKSMGVEDYEPCVIHKFLELWYRYVVDILTDAQVYSEHASKSAIDCDDVKLAIQSKVNFTFSQPPPREVLLELAQNRNKIPLPKSIAGPGLPLPPDQDTLISPNYQLALPNNKRPAEPMEETEDEEPANPNPSQEEKTDIMMQQNPHQRVSFPLPKRQRIDSPSTT, from the exons ATGGCCGATAACGATGAGGATTCAGCAATGCCAAGGGATGCAAAGATTGTGAAGTCTTTGTTAAAATCAATGGGCGTTGAAGACTACGAACCTTGTGTTATACACAAATTTCTTGAGCTCTGGTATCGCTATGTCGTCGACATCTTAACCGATGCACAAGTCTACTCAGAGCATGCCTCCAAGTCTGCAATTGACTGTGATGATGTTAAGCTTGCTATTCAATCCAAGGTTAACTTCACCTTCTCCCAACCACCACCCCGAGAG GTGCTTCTGGAGTTGGCGCAAAACCGCAACAAGATACCATTGCCAAAGTCTATAGCAGGGCCTGGTCTTCCACTTCCACCTGATCAGGACACATTAATCAGTCCCAACTACCAGCTTGCGCTTCCGAACAACAAAAGGCCTGCGGAGCCCATGGAAGAAACAGAGGATGAAGAACCTGCTAATCCCAACCCTTCTCAGGAAGAGAAGACAGATATTATGATGCAACAGAATCCTCATCAGAGAGTGTCTTTTCCCCTCCCCAAACGCCAAAGGATTGATTCCCCATCCACCACTTAA
- the LOC130939164 gene encoding two-pore potassium channel 1: MANTEATEPLLSRSEDLEAQKFRRQLKKRRFRRARSAPCNDADPQDTNGNIPIPRSDSIFGNIHPSFRKVAIYLVVYIGVGAIVFYLVGNQIKGLKTDGVLDAVYFTIVTMTTVGYGDIVPNSNLTKLLACAFVFTGMALVGLILGKAADYLVEKQEFLLVKALHMHQNVGQREILKEVEVNKTRYKFLLAFFLLLIMIIAGTVFLIMVEKLEFVDAFYCVCSTLTTLGYGDKSFSTEAGRIFAVFWILAGTISLAQVFLYIAELNTESRQKKIVKWVLSKKMTNLDLEAADIDDDGTVGAAEFVVYKLKEMGKISQEDISLLMQEFEELDVDQSGTLSISDLALAQSS, translated from the exons ATGGCGAACACAGAAGCAACAGAGCCCTTGCTATCAAGATCAGAGGATCTTGAAGCTCAAAAGTTCAGAAGGCAGTTAAAGAAGAGAAGGTTCCGCCGTGCAAGAAGTGCACCTTGCAACGATGCTGATCCCCAGGACACGAATGGCAATATACCAATTCCAAGATCTGATTCAATATTTGGGAATATACATCCAAGCTTTAGAAAAGTTGCTATATACCTTGTAGTGTATATAGGAGTAGGTGCTATTGTATTCTACCTTGTTGGGAACCAGATCAAGGGGCTGAAAACAGATGGGGTTCTTGATGCTGTATACTTCACAATTGTAACAATGACCACAGTTGGTTATGGAGATATTGTTCCGAATAGCAACCTTACAAAGCTACTTGCATGCGCTTTTGTTTTCACCGGAATGGCATTGGTTGGACTAATCCTAGGCAAAGCAGCAGATTACTTGGTTGAGAAGCAAGAATTCTTGCTAGTTAAAGCTTTGCACATGCACCAAAATGTTGGTCAAAGAGAAATTCTAAAGGAGGTTGAGGTGAACAAAACAAGATACAAATTCCTTTTGGCCTTTTTCCTTCTCTTGATTATGATCATAGCGGGGACAGTTTTCTTGATCATGGTTGAGAAATTGGAATTCGTCGATGCGTTTTACTGCGTTTGTTCTACTCTTACAACCCTGGGATATGGTGATAAGAGTTTCTCAACTGAAGCAGGAAGAATATTTGCTGTGTTTTGGATATTGGCAGGTACAATTTCTTTGGCTCAGGTGTTCCTCTACATTGCTGAGCTTAACACTGAAAGCCGACAAAAGAAAATTGTGAAGTGGGTTCTTTCGAAGAAGATGACCAATTTGGACTTGGAGGCAGCAGATATTGATGATGACGGCACTGTTGG GGCTGCTGAATTCGTTGTTTATAAACTCAAAGAGATGGGGAAGATTAGTCAAGAAGATATATCACTTTTGATGCAGGAGTTTGAAGAACTTGATGTTGATCAATCTGGTACCCTTTCAATTTCTGATTTAGCACTTGCTCAGTCATCCTAG